A window of Fusarium verticillioides 7600 chromosome 10, whole genome shotgun sequence contains these coding sequences:
- a CDS encoding glycerol-3-phosphate dehydrogenase encodes MQQRLRSLKRPLLLAAAATTTVTLGGAYYASRNKTHIVDKPLVPLKRDEKNRIVPPTFSATKTRASQLAELRRSGQDTEYDLLIIGGGATGTGIAVDAITRGLKVALVERDDFSSGTSSKSTKLVHGGVRYLEKAVWNLDYGQLQLVMEALRERKTFLNIAPHLSSSLPILLPLQKWWEAPYFWAGTKAYDLLAGSQGLESSYYMSKNKALEAFPLLRRENMVGALVYYDGQHNDSRMNVALALTASHYGATVLNHVEVTGLEKDANGKIMGAQVRDVLASKDGDVAAAQPFKVRAKGVVNATGPFTDAIHQMDDPSRKPIVAPASGVHVMLPKEICPNGLGLLDAATSDGRVIFVLPWQGYTLAGTTDNPCEVEAAPVAQQQDVDFILKEVSKLLTPESVLSRKDVLAAWSGIRPLVKNPNAKNTESLVRSHLITTSPSGLLTCAGGKWTTYREMAEDTVNEAIKLFDLKPQAVALPDISGAGASGFTTRGVCCTRNVPLIGAHGYSTSLASQLMEVYNIDADIADHLAHNYGDRAWTLLSISPALNTRLVSSLPFIEAEVSHGIRSEAACTIPDIIARRTRLSFLDSHKALEALPRILDIASTELQWSAARKEQEKADAIKFLASMGLEQQTDAPVQASQEEKMPARSIEHAPRPTRVGGLDVDLNGLGGTGSYSKSRDD; translated from the exons ATGCAGCAAAGATTACGGTCGCTCAAGCGCCCTCTGCTcctcgcagcagcagccacaaCAACAGTCACCCTCGGCGGAGCATACTACGCCTCCCGCAACAAGACAcacatcgtcgacaagcCCCTCGTTCCCCTCAAGCGCGATGAAAAGAACCGCATCGTCCCTCCTACATTCAGCGCCACAAAGACCCGCGCCTCACAACTCGCTGAGCTGCGTCGCAGCGGCCAAGACACAGAATAcgacctcctcatcatcggaggCGGCGCTACAGGAACCGGCATCGCCGTTGACGCCATCACCCGCGGTCTCAAAGTCGCTCTTGTAGAGCGCGATGACTTTTCCTCTGgcacaagctcaaagagcaCGAAGCTCGTCCACGGTGGTGTGCGATATTTAGAAAAGGCTGTTTGGAACCTTGACTATGGTCAATTGCAGCTTGTTATGGAAGCTCTTCGTGAGCGCAAGACGTTCCTCAACATTGCTCCTCACTTGTCCAGCTCATTGCCCATTCTACTACCCCTCCAGAAATGGTGGGAGGCGCCCTACTTCTGGGCTGGTACCAAGGCCTACGATCTCCTCGCTGGCTCGCAGGGTCTTGAGAGCTCATACTACATgagcaagaacaaggcccTCGAGGCATTCCCTCTCTTGCGACGGGAGAACATGGTTGGTGCGCTGGTATATTACGATGGTCAGCATAACGACTCTCGAATGAACGTCGCTCTCGCTCTGACTGCTTCTCACTACGGCGCTACTGTTCTCAACCACGTTGAAGTAACCggtctcgagaaggatgCCAACGGCAAGATCATGGGCGCTCAAGTCCGCGATGTCCTCGCATCCAAGGACGGCGATGTCGCTGCCGCTCAGCCCTTCAAGGTCCGCGCCAAGGGAGTCGTCAACGCAACCGGTCCCTTCACTGATGCCATTCACCAAATGGACGATCCCTCTCGCAAGCCCATTGTCGCTCCCGCTTCAGGTGTGCACGTCATGCTCCCCAAGGAGATCTGCCCCaacggtcttggtcttctcgaCGCTGCTACCTCAGATGGTCGTGTCATCTTTGTTCTTCCCTGGCAGGGCTACACTCTCGCTGGTACCACCGACAACCCTTGCGAAGTCGAGGCTGCGCCTGTCGCGCAACAGCAGGATGTTGACTTTATCCTCAAGGAAGTCAGCAAGCTTCTAACACCCGAGTCTGTTCTTTCGCGCAAGGACGTCCTCGCTGCTTGGTCTG GCATCCGAcctcttgtcaagaaccccaacgccaagaacacCGAGTCCCTCGTCCGAagccatctcatcaccacatcCCCCTCCGGTCTCCTCACATGCGCTGGTGGTAAGTGGACCACCTACCGTGAAATGGCCGAGGACACCGTcaacgaggccatcaagctcttcgacCTCAAGCCCCAGGCCGTGGCTCTTCCCGACATCAGCGGCGCCGGCGCTTCCGGCTTCACCACCCGCGGCGTCTGCTGCACGCGCAACGTTCCTCTGATCGGCGCCCACGGATACTCCACATCTCTCGCCTCTCAATTGATGGAGGTCTACAACATTGACGCTGACATCGCTGACCATCTCGCTCACAACTACGGTGATCGCGCCTGGactctcctctccatctctcCCGCCCTCAACACCCGTCTCGTCTCCTCTCTCCCCTTcattgaggctgaggtctCTCACGGCATTCGCTCCGAAGCCGCCTGCACAATCCCCGACATCATCGCCCGCCGCACCCGTCTCTCATTCCTCGACTCccacaaggctcttgaagctcttccCCGCATTCTCGACATCGCCTCCACTGAACTCCAATGGAGCGCTGCCCGcaaggagcaggagaaggctgatgccatcaagttcctcgcCTCCATGGGTCTTGAGCAGCAGACTGATGCACCTGTGCAGGCCTCacaggaggagaagatgcccGCGCGCAGCATTGAGCACGCACCTCGACCTACCCGCGttggtggtcttgatgtcgacCTGAACGGTCTTGGTGGTACCGGCTCTTACAGCAAGTCGCGCGACGACTAG
- a CDS encoding aquaglyceroporin like protein, other eukaryote — MNDSISESSVHKSSIPTKVEMSQNEKYSEAPSEPPTIPPPPEQYAWSRVREYCQDAFSEFFGTFILLLFGDGVVAQVVLSRGTKGDYQSISWGWGLGVMLGVYVGGKSGGHLNPAVTLANCIFRGHPWRKFPVYAVAQVLGAMCAAAVVYGNYKSAFDAYEGGPGIRTVIGENATAGVFCTYPAEFMTRTGMFFSEFIASTILQFVIFAMADSANIGAGPLMPLGLFFLIFGIGACFGWETGYAINLARDFGPRLVSYMIGYGSEVWSAGGYYFWIPMVAPFLGCAFGGLLYDVFIYTGPSPINTPGMGLPRLLSPRRSTWSNTYSASSPV; from the exons ATGAACGACTCCATCTCTGAATCTTCTGTGCACAAATCTTCCATCCCCACTAAAGTCGAGATGAGCCAGAATGAAAAGTACAGCGAGGCTCCGAGTGAACCGCCCACTATTCCTCCCCCGCCGGAGCAGTATGCCTGGAGTCGAGTGAGGGAGTACTGCCAAGATGCCTTTTCAGAATTCTTCGGTActttcattcttctcctctttggTGACGGCGTCGTTGCTCAGGTTGTCCTCAGTCGGGGAACAAAGGGCGATTACCAGAGTATCTCGTGGGGATGGGG TCTCGGTGTCATGCTTGGAGTATATGTTGGCGGTAAATCAGGCGGTCACTTGAACCCAGCCGTGACTCTTGCCAACTGTATATTCAGAGGTCATCCATGGAGAAAGTTCCCCGTGTATGCCGTCGCTCAAGTCCTTGGAGCCATGTGTGCTGCTGCCGTCGTGTACGGCAACTACAAGTCTGCCTTTGATGCATACGAAGGCGGACCAGGAATTCGAACAGTGATAGGCGAGAATGCAACTGCCGGTGTATTCTGCACATATCCCGCTGAATTCATGACACGCACTGGCATGTTCTTCTCTGAATTCATCGCCAGCACGATTCTGCAGTTTGTCATTTTCGCTATGGCTGATAGCGCTAACATCGGTGCTGGTCCTTTGATGCCgcttggcttgttcttcctGATCTTTGGAATTGGTGCTTGCTTCGGTTGGGAGACTGGCTATGCCATTAACTTGGCTCGTGATTTTGGGCCTCGTTTGGTTTCGTACATGATCGGATATGGAAGTGAGGTTTGGTCTGCTGGCGGGTACTACTTCTGG ATCCCGATGGTGGCGCCCTTTTTGGGATGTGCTTTCGGTGGCCTTCTGTATGATGTTTTTATCTATACAGGACCCAGCCCGATCAACACGCCAGGCATGGGTCTCCCACGTCTCTTGAGCCCCCGTCGCTCGACGTGGTCCAACACTTACAGCGCTTCCTCTCCCGTATAG
- a CDS encoding glycerol kinase has translation MPMLNGKPNPTFIGAIDQGTTSSRFLIFDTSGEVVATHQLEFKQYYPHPGWHEHDPEELISSVEQCIDGAVEAFEGQGHSREQIKAVGITNQRETTVVWDKTTGNALHNAIVWTDTRSKDLVRRLKRRLGASELISRCGIPLSTYPSVSKLLWLLENIPEVKDAYERGVLAFGTVDTWLTYKLNGGTDRDVYVSDPSNASRTMFMNLESLQYDEDILDWFRIDDKKITLPRIVRSSDSKAYGTLAKTSLKGVKITGCLGDQSAALVGQKGFTPGLAKNTYGTGCFLLYNVGSKPVISTHGLLTTVAFDFGEGNTMYALEGSIAVAGSSVKFLVDNFGFIESSAKLSALAETVEDNGGCTFVTAFSGLFAPYWIDDARGTIFGITAYTQRGHVARATLEATCFQTKAILDSMEKDSGHALTELAVDGGMCNSDLIMQTQSDLIGIPVNRPGMRETTALGAAIAAGFAVGIWKSFDELKEVNTQGRTIFKPQIAEEEATKRFSRWTKAVEMSKGWANE, from the exons ATGCCTATGCTCAACGGAAAACCGAATCCTACCTTTATTGGTGCCATTGATCAGGGTACGACAAGTTCTCGCTTCCTGATCTTTGACACCAGTGGCGAAGTTGTAGCTACTCATCAGCTTGAATTCAAGCAATACTATCCTCATCCTGG ATGGCATGAGCATGATCCTGAAGAGCTCATCAGCTCTGTTGAGCAGTGCATTGATGGAGCTGTAGAAGCCTttgaaggtcaaggtcactCTCGCgagcagatcaaggccgtTGGTATCACAAACCAGCGTGAGACTACTGTTGTCTGGGACAAGACCACCGGCAATGCTCTGCACAACGCCATTGTCTGGACAGACACACGATCGAAAGATCTAGTCCGCCGCCTGAAGCGCCGTCTTGGCGCGAGCGAGTTGATCTCGCGATGCGGAATTCCTCTCTCCACATATCCCTCCGTCAGCAAacttctctggcttctcgaaAACATCCCCGAAGTCAAAGATGCATATGAGCGCGGTGTTCTCGCTTTTGGAACGGTAGACACTTGGCTTACGTATAAGCTCAACGGCGGAACGGACCGAGATGTCTACGTTTCTGACCCGTCAAATGCGTCGAGGACCATGTTTATGAATCTCGAGTCTCTACAGTATGACGAGGATATTCTGGACTGGTTTAGGAtcgatgacaagaagattACGCTGCCAAGAATCGTGCGGTCGTCTGATAGCAAGGCGTACGGCACACTTGCTAAGACATCGCTCAAGGGCGTCAAGATCACTGGATGTCTGGGCGACCAGTCTGCAGCTCTTGTTGGACAGAAGGGCTTCACCCCCGGTCTCGCCAAGAACACATATGGCACAGGCTGCTTTCTGCTCTACAACGTTGGTTCCAAGCCTGTGATTTCAACACACGGACTTCTCACAACGGTAGCCTTTGATTTTGGCGAGGGCAACACCATGTACGCCCTCGAAGGCAGCATCGCCGTCGCGGGCTCAAGCGTAAAGTTCTTAGTTGAcaactttggcttcatcgagTCGTCAGCCAAGCTCAGCGCGCTCGCGGAGACGGTGGAAGATAATGGTGGGTGCACCTTTGTAACGGCCTTTAGCGGCCTGTTTGCGCCGTACTGGATTGACGATGCGCGAGGCACGATCTTTGGTATCACGGCGTACACGCAGCGTGGGCACGTTGCGAGAGCGACGCTGGAGGCGACGTGTTTCCAGACAAAGGCCATTCTCGACTCGATGGAGAAGGACAGCGGACATGCGCTGACGGAGCTGGCCGTTGACGGTGGCATGTGCAACTCGGATCTCATCATGCAG ACCCAGTCTGACCTTATTGGGATCCCTGTCAACAGACCCGGCATGCGTGAGACAACTGCACTAGGTGCAGCTATCGCGGCCGGCTTCGCCGTCGGCATCTGGAAGagctttgatgagttgaaggagGTGAATACCCAGGGTCGCACCATTTTCAAACCGCAGAtcgccgaggaagaagcgacGAAGCGGTTCAGCCGTTGGACCAAAGCGGTTGAGATGTCCAAGGGATGGGCCAACGAGTAG